DNA sequence from the Roseofilum casamattae BLCC-M143 genome:
GCCACCTCTTCCCTTGGAATTTTGCGACAATTGGGATGGACAGAAGGACTGGAACTCTTAGCCTACGATCGATCGATTCAATCGCGATCGATTCCCGAACCCGATACTAGATTATTAATTGTTGGCATTACTGAAGCCGATATTCAAGCGCAACAGAAATATCCGCTTTCCGATGAAACCATTTATCAATTATTACGCAAACTAAAAACGTATCGACCCAGAGCTATTGGTTTGGATATTTATCGGGATGTTCCCCAACCTCCCGGACGAGATCGATTAATGGAATATCTCCAGGACGAAGGAGAACGTATCGTCACCGTATGTCAGTTAGGTCGAGGGAATGAGGATCTTGGCGTTCCTCCACCCCCAGGACTAAGTAACTCTCATCTGGGATTTGCCGATTTAGCTATTGATGAAGATGGCGTGATTCGTCGCGCTCTACTCGCTGGGACACCCTTAAAGTCGTCTGAATGTCGAGTAAAATTATCCTTTGCCCTGCAACTGGTTCGACATTATTTAGAACCGGATAAAATCAAAGCCAAATTCACTGAAGGAACGTTAATATTTGGCGATGTTCCAATTCCGCGAATTCGACATAATACTGGGGGATATCAAAATGTGGAAGCCGATGGATATGAGATTTTGTTAAAGTATCATTCGCCGGATAATGTGGCGAAAATGGTGAGTTTAACCGACGTTTTACAAGGACGAATTGAACGAGATTGGGTGCGCGATCGCATTGTCCTGATTGGCATTACCGCACCCAGCATTAACGACTACTTTTTCACTCCTCATAGCAGCCGTCGAGATTGGGGCGATCGCAATCACCAAATGTCCGGCGTGGAAATTCACGCTCACATCATTAGTCAACTCCTCAATACCGTATTAAATGACGAACCTTTGATTCGTTCTTGGTCGGAAAATGGAGAACTGTTGTGGATCTTTTGCTGGAGCAGTTTCGGTGGATTGCTCGGTTGGAAGCTGCGCCACCCTTTTCGTTTGCTGGGGGGAACCGTTATGGCGATCGCTGGATTGTTGGGAAGTGGTTTTCTCTTATTTCAAGCATCAATTTGGATTCCTCTCTTTTCGCCGATCTTAGGACTGATTATTACCGGCAGTGGAGTGTTAGCTTATCGTGCTTATCACAGCCAAAAATTAGAACAACAAATGACGGAGCGAGTCGAGCAGCAAAACCGCGATCTGCACGTACTGAAACGTCTCTTAGAACAAGGCGATCGACTCGCAGAATCCGACCGCTCGGGCACCTTAGAGGTAACTGATATTACCCAAAACTATGAGGCCGAATATGACGATGATGTCACGGAAATTGCTTTAGGTAATGCGGAGGAATGGGAACGCCCGATGACCGTATTAGGAGGACGATATCATATTATTACGGTTTTGGGATCTGGAGGCTTTGGGCAAACTTATTTAGCGGAAGATATTCAACGTCCAAAACATCCATCTTGCGCCATTAAACACTTAAGACCGATGCATGTCGAAGGCAAATTATTTGAAGTCGCGCAACGACTATTTAGTACGGAAGCGGAAATTCTCGAAATGTTGGGAAAACACGAACAAATTCCCCAACTTTTTGCTTATTTTGAAGAATATCAAGAGTTTTATTTAGTCCAAGAATATATTCAAGGAACCCCATTCAATCAAGAATTGGAATCTGAGTTAGAAAATCGTAAAAAAATATCAGTGAATCGGGTGTTAGAGATCGTTCGGGATCTGCTCGATATTTTGACGTTTGTGCATCACTATCAAGTTATTCATCGCGATATTAAACCGAGCAATATTATTCGCCGCCACAGCGATGGAAAATTATGTTTAATTGACTTTGGTGCAGTCAAGCAATTTTCGCCACAGCTCGATGAGAAAACAGAACGCTTTACCGTAGCTATTGGGACGAAAGGTTATGCAGCTCCAGAACAGTTAATGGGACAACCGAGACTGTGTAGCGATATTTATTCCGTAGGGACGATCGCAATTTATGCCCTCACTGGAGTTGCTCCACAAAAACTGCGCCAAGATTGGAGTACGGGTAATGTCATTTGGCATCATTTAGCCGAAGATATGGATGTGGAGTTGATGGATATTTTTGATAAAATGGTGGCTTATCATTTTCGCGATCGCTATCCATCGGCGACCGAAGTATTGAAGGCATTAAAACCCTATCTTAAATAAGGGCACTTCTATTAATTGCCGTTTAACGTTTAACGGCTGGAAGTGGAAGATCTTCTTTCGTACCCAAATTTTCGGGAGTAATAGTTAGTAGAGAATCTTCACCCGTGATTAAGCGCGCGCCGCGACCTCGGGTGAAATAATTCCATCCCCATTGCAGCATGACAACCAGTTTATTATCAAATTCAATAAGATAGTAAATATGGGCAAACACCCAGGTTAACCAAGCAATGATTCCGGTCAGTTTCATCCATCCTAAATCGACGACGGCGGCATTGTCTCCAATGACTGCGAGAGAGCCAGCATCGTGATAGCAGAAGGGAGCATGAGTGCGGCCGCACAGTTCGTCTTTAATCCATTTCGCCACATATTTTCCTTCTTGCATGGCTACAGGAGCGACACCAGGTAAGGGGCGATCGCCTTGATGGTTGAAGCTTGCGAGGTCGCCAATAACAAAGATATTGGGATAGCCAGCAATGCTTAAGTTA
Encoded proteins:
- a CDS encoding CHASE2 domain-containing serine/threonine-protein kinase: MGLKTTLPWWQKWRSRFSKEAIVAKLRPLPQPKLTRLASVGQSIIVISLAATSSLGILRQLGWTEGLELLAYDRSIQSRSIPEPDTRLLIVGITEADIQAQQKYPLSDETIYQLLRKLKTYRPRAIGLDIYRDVPQPPGRDRLMEYLQDEGERIVTVCQLGRGNEDLGVPPPPGLSNSHLGFADLAIDEDGVIRRALLAGTPLKSSECRVKLSFALQLVRHYLEPDKIKAKFTEGTLIFGDVPIPRIRHNTGGYQNVEADGYEILLKYHSPDNVAKMVSLTDVLQGRIERDWVRDRIVLIGITAPSINDYFFTPHSSRRDWGDRNHQMSGVEIHAHIISQLLNTVLNDEPLIRSWSENGELLWIFCWSSFGGLLGWKLRHPFRLLGGTVMAIAGLLGSGFLLFQASIWIPLFSPILGLIITGSGVLAYRAYHSQKLEQQMTERVEQQNRDLHVLKRLLEQGDRLAESDRSGTLEVTDITQNYEAEYDDDVTEIALGNAEEWERPMTVLGGRYHIITVLGSGGFGQTYLAEDIQRPKHPSCAIKHLRPMHVEGKLFEVAQRLFSTEAEILEMLGKHEQIPQLFAYFEEYQEFYLVQEYIQGTPFNQELESELENRKKISVNRVLEIVRDLLDILTFVHHYQVIHRDIKPSNIIRRHSDGKLCLIDFGAVKQFSPQLDEKTERFTVAIGTKGYAAPEQLMGQPRLCSDIYSVGTIAIYALTGVAPQKLRQDWSTGNVIWHHLAEDMDVELMDIFDKMVAYHFRDRYPSATEVLKALKPYLK